The proteins below come from a single Jaculus jaculus isolate mJacJac1 chromosome 12, mJacJac1.mat.Y.cur, whole genome shotgun sequence genomic window:
- the Gpr87 gene encoding G-protein coupled receptor 87, which translates to MGLNLTLAKLPSHEPQGQGRHPANGSSGVSGENGTALDEFGTIVLPALYLVIFVASILLNGLAVWVFFHIRNKTSFIFYLKNIVVADLIMTLTFPFRIVRGAGLGPWYLEFILCRYTSVLFYANMYTSIVFLGLVSIDRYLKVVKPFGESRMYSVTFTKVASVCVWAVMAALSLPDIILTSGQPTRENVSDCMKLKSPLGVTWHQAVTYVHSCLFVAVLVILIGCYVAISRYIHKSSRRFISQSSRKRKHNQSIRAVVAVFFTCFLPYHVCTIPFASGHLDRLPDAPLGQVLYYCTEMALFLSACNVCLDPIIYFFMCRSFSRRLFKKSNIRTRSESIRSLQSVRRSEVRIYYDYTDV; encoded by the exons ATGGGGCTCAACTTGACACTTGCCAAACTACCAA GTCATGAGCCACAAGGTCAAGGGCGTCACCCTGCCAACGGCAGCAGCGGGGTCTCCGGGGAGAACGGCACGGCTCTTGACGAGTTCGGCACCATCGTGCTGCCGGCGCTGTACCTCGTCATTTTTGTAGCGAGCATCCTGCTGAACGGCCTGGCCGTGTGGGTCTTCTTCCACATTCGGAATAAAACCAGCTTCATTTTTTACCTGAAGAACATAGTGGTGGCCGACCTCATCATGACGCTGACGTTCCCGTTCCGCATCGTGCGCGGGGCGGGCCTCGGGCCCTGGTACCTGGAGTTCATCCTGTGCAGGTACACGTCCGTGCTGTTCTACGCCAACATGTACACGTCCATCGTGTTTCTCGGGCTGGTCAGCATCGACCGCTACCTGAAGGTGGTGAAGCCCTTCGGCGAGTCCCGCATGTACAGCGTCACCTTCACCAAGGTCGCGTCCGTCTGCGTGTGGGCGGTCATGGCCGCGCTGTCCTTGCCAGACATCATCCTAACGAGCGGCCAGCCAACGAGGGAAAACGTGAGTGACTGCATGAAACTGAAAAGTCCTCTGGGGGTCACGTGGCACCAGGCGGTCACCTACGTCCACAGCTGCTTGTTTGTGGCTGTGCTGGTGATTCTGATCGGCTGCTACGTGGCCATCTCCAGGTACATCCACAAGTCCAGCAGGCGGTTCATCAGCCAGTCCAGCCGCAAGCGGAAGCACAACCAGAGCATCCGGGCGGTGGTGGCCGTCTTCTTCACCTGCTTCCTCCCCTACCACGTGTGCACCATTCCCTTTGCCTCCGGCCACCTAGACCGGCTGCCAGACGCGCCCCTAGGCCAGGTCCTCTACTACTGCACGGAGATGGCGCTCTTCTTATCGGCCTGCAACGTGTGCCTGGATCCCATCATTTACTTTTTCATGTGCCGCTCCTTCTCAAGAAGGCTCTTTAAGAAGTCCAATATAAGAACGCGGAGCGAAAGCATCAGGTCTCTGCAGAGCGTGCGGCGGTCAGAAGTGCGCATTTATTACGACTACACGGACGTGTAG